The Corallococcus exiguus genome includes a window with the following:
- a CDS encoding potassium transporter Kup has protein sequence MGTPGAVGNQRSGKAPVAPGPGSAKAGAVNAPSESPAAPSEGPESPKRIAMLALSALGIVYGDIGTSPLYALRECFTGAHGVTPTPANVLGVLSLIVWSLIIVVSVKYIIFVMRADNRGEGGILALMALAMHRPRGQSHRARPVLITLGLFGAALIYGDGVITPAISVMSAVEGLSVATPVFQPYVIPISLVILLLLFMVQRKGTAGIGTVFGPLMTVWFLVLAVLGVKELLHNPAVLWSLSPVHGVQFFMDNGWHGFLVLGAVILVVTGGEALYADMGHFGAGPIRRAWFLLVLPSLVLNYLGQGALLLRHAEAARNPFFLLAPEWALYPLVALSTAAAVIASQALISGSFSTTRQAMQLGYCPRMEVVHTSAEEMGQIYLPGVNGALLVGVIALVLGFGSSSRLAAAYGIAVTTTMGITTVLAYVVARERWGVRRSVALPIASLFMVVDLAFFGANAAKIADGGWFPLLLAVCIFTMMTTWKRGRDILAGKLRAASLGLKDLLGSFGDHPPLRVPGTAIFMTGNPEGTPPALLHNLKHNKILHEQVVLLTIISEEIPHVVAQERVEVEPLEQGFVRVVARYGFMENPSIPDILKRCREKGLQFQLMGTSFFLGRETLIPTKKPGMAAWREALFTWMSRNARSATAYFRIPPNRVVELGSQVEL, from the coding sequence ATGGGAACACCTGGAGCGGTTGGAAACCAGAGGAGCGGCAAGGCGCCGGTTGCTCCGGGCCCGGGTTCGGCTAAAGCGGGGGCCGTGAACGCACCCTCGGAATCACCGGCCGCCCCTTCGGAGGGGCCGGAATCTCCCAAACGCATCGCGATGCTCGCCCTGAGCGCGCTGGGCATCGTCTACGGAGACATTGGAACCAGTCCGCTCTACGCGCTGCGCGAATGCTTCACCGGAGCGCACGGCGTCACGCCGACGCCGGCCAACGTCCTGGGCGTGCTGTCGCTCATCGTGTGGTCGCTCATCATCGTCGTGTCGGTGAAGTACATCATCTTCGTGATGCGCGCGGACAACCGGGGCGAGGGCGGCATCCTCGCGCTGATGGCGCTGGCCATGCACCGGCCCCGGGGGCAGTCACACCGCGCGCGGCCCGTGCTCATCACCCTGGGCCTCTTCGGCGCGGCGCTCATCTACGGTGACGGCGTCATCACCCCGGCCATCTCCGTGATGAGCGCGGTGGAGGGCCTGAGCGTGGCCACCCCCGTCTTCCAGCCGTACGTGATTCCCATCTCGCTCGTCATCCTGCTGCTGCTGTTCATGGTGCAGCGCAAGGGCACGGCGGGCATCGGCACGGTGTTCGGCCCCTTGATGACCGTGTGGTTCCTGGTGCTGGCGGTGCTGGGCGTGAAGGAGCTGCTGCACAACCCCGCGGTGCTCTGGTCGCTGTCGCCCGTGCACGGCGTGCAGTTCTTCATGGACAACGGGTGGCACGGCTTCCTGGTGCTGGGCGCCGTCATCCTGGTGGTGACGGGCGGCGAGGCGCTCTACGCGGACATGGGCCACTTCGGCGCGGGGCCCATCCGGCGGGCCTGGTTCCTGCTGGTGCTGCCGTCGCTGGTGCTCAACTACCTGGGCCAGGGCGCGCTGCTCCTGCGCCACGCGGAGGCCGCCCGAAACCCCTTCTTCCTCCTGGCCCCGGAGTGGGCCCTGTATCCGCTCGTGGCCCTGTCCACCGCCGCCGCCGTCATCGCGTCGCAGGCCCTCATCTCCGGCTCCTTCTCCACCACCCGGCAGGCCATGCAGCTGGGCTACTGCCCGCGCATGGAGGTGGTGCACACGTCCGCGGAGGAGATGGGGCAAATCTACCTGCCCGGCGTCAACGGGGCGCTGCTGGTGGGCGTCATCGCGCTGGTGCTGGGCTTCGGCTCCTCCAGCCGGCTGGCGGCCGCGTACGGCATCGCGGTGACGACGACCATGGGCATCACCACCGTGCTGGCCTACGTGGTGGCCCGGGAGCGCTGGGGCGTCCGCCGCTCCGTGGCCCTGCCCATCGCCAGCCTCTTCATGGTGGTGGACCTGGCCTTCTTCGGCGCCAACGCGGCGAAGATCGCTGACGGCGGCTGGTTCCCGCTGCTGCTCGCCGTCTGCATCTTCACGATGATGACCACCTGGAAGCGCGGCCGGGACATCCTCGCCGGCAAGCTGCGCGCGGCCAGCCTGGGCCTCAAGGACCTGCTGGGCAGCTTCGGGGACCACCCGCCCCTGCGCGTGCCCGGCACCGCCATCTTCATGACGGGCAACCCGGAAGGCACCCCGCCCGCGCTCCTGCACAACCTGAAGCACAACAAAATCCTCCATGAGCAGGTGGTGCTGCTCACCATCATCTCGGAGGAGATTCCCCACGTGGTGGCCCAGGAGCGCGTGGAGGTGGAGCCCCTGGAGCAGGGCTTCGTGCGCGTCGTGGCCCGCTACGGCTTCATGGAGAACCCCAGCATCCCGGACATCCTCAAGCGCTGCCGGGAGAAGGGCCTCCAGTTCCAGCTGATGGGCACCAGCTTCTTCCTGGGCCGCGAAACGCTCATCCCCACCAAGAAGCCCGGGATGGCCGCCTGGCGCGAGGCCCTCTTCACCTGGATGAGCCGCAACGCCCGCAGCGCCACCGCCTACTTCCGGATTCCACCCAACCGCGTGGTGGAGCTGGGCAGTCAGGTGGAGCTGTAA
- a CDS encoding sensor histidine kinase: MTMVATRLGEARQYGARLPEIEERLALLAEASRVLADASLEPPAVMERLCGLVVPLLGSACALRLLSEDGLWLRTVASAAAVPEARVRLQAVFSQRVRADEGVAAEVLDTGLAQGVEAVLVLPLRARGRALGTLTVWREAPEPASFDSAEQLLLQELADRAALALDVARAYASERQARQAAEVAAGRLARLQHVTAELSEALTAARVAEVVLEQGLAVADAKAGALWGVAPDAMSASLLRCAGCTPDAAERLKRMSLEEDSPVARVLRESRPVWLTAEDALSGAERPANSSACLPLVVDGRALGALVFTFGLPHGFDDDERAFLQLVAHHAAQALARARLLEREQRARAALREAHGTLEAIIQASPTAIMLLDPDGTVRLWNPAAERMLGWTAEEVLGKVLPAVPPEHWEAFRHGLERATRGTVLDGAPLAARRRDGGAVQVAMWTGRVHPASGPPQCLSVMVDITERQRGEAAQRFLAEAGGVLAGSLEEEETLERVAHLAVPQYAEACGVFLEDESGGVRCVATAGVEDGDVPPPGLAVVSRVIQSGRPESRSGLSEGDPSYARAGGTCAYLCVPLRVRGHTLGALTFVTSKGAYDAQDLALAQELARRAALALDNASLYRDARQAIRLREEFLSIASHELKTPISALQLQVQSLLAGLNRSGAAFDPERLKRGLERVDRQVKRQTLLVNDLLDVSRLSAGKLELVLEPLEMGALVREVAERFEQEYARSGTPLELVLAPEVLGQWDRLRLDQVFTNLFSNALKYGRGNPVHVSLEVEANRARLRVKDSGIGIAKEHLPRLFHRFERAVSERNYGGFGLGLWIARQIVEAMGGHIEVESVLGEGSTFIVELPRG, from the coding sequence ATGACGATGGTCGCAACCAGGCTGGGGGAAGCGCGGCAGTACGGGGCGCGGCTTCCGGAGATTGAAGAGCGGCTGGCGCTGCTGGCGGAGGCCTCGCGGGTGCTGGCGGACGCGTCGCTGGAGCCCCCGGCGGTGATGGAGCGGCTGTGCGGGTTGGTGGTGCCCCTGCTCGGCTCCGCGTGCGCGCTGCGGCTGTTGTCGGAGGACGGGTTGTGGCTGCGCACGGTGGCGTCGGCGGCGGCGGTGCCGGAGGCGCGCGTGCGGCTGCAGGCGGTGTTCTCCCAGCGGGTGCGCGCGGACGAGGGCGTGGCGGCGGAGGTGCTGGACACGGGCCTGGCGCAGGGGGTGGAGGCGGTGCTGGTGCTGCCGCTGCGGGCCCGGGGGCGCGCGCTGGGGACGCTGACGGTGTGGCGGGAGGCGCCGGAGCCGGCGTCGTTCGATTCGGCGGAGCAGCTGCTGCTCCAGGAGCTGGCGGACCGGGCGGCGCTGGCGCTGGACGTGGCGCGGGCGTACGCGTCCGAGCGGCAGGCGCGACAGGCGGCGGAGGTGGCGGCGGGAAGGCTCGCGCGGCTGCAGCACGTCACCGCGGAGCTGTCGGAGGCGCTCACCGCGGCGCGCGTGGCGGAGGTGGTGCTGGAACAGGGGCTGGCGGTGGCGGACGCGAAGGCCGGGGCGCTGTGGGGCGTGGCGCCGGACGCGATGAGCGCCTCGCTCCTGCGCTGCGCGGGCTGCACGCCGGACGCGGCGGAGCGGCTGAAGCGGATGTCCCTGGAGGAGGACTCGCCGGTGGCGCGGGTGCTGCGCGAGTCGCGGCCGGTGTGGCTGACGGCGGAGGACGCGCTGTCCGGGGCGGAGCGGCCGGCGAACTCGTCCGCGTGTCTGCCGCTGGTGGTGGACGGGCGGGCGCTGGGGGCGCTGGTGTTCACCTTCGGCCTGCCGCACGGGTTCGACGACGACGAGCGGGCCTTCCTCCAACTGGTGGCGCACCACGCGGCGCAGGCGCTGGCGCGGGCTCGGCTGTTGGAGCGCGAGCAACGGGCGCGGGCGGCGCTGCGCGAGGCGCACGGGACACTGGAGGCCATCATCCAGGCGAGCCCCACGGCCATCATGCTGTTGGATCCGGACGGCACGGTGCGGCTGTGGAATCCGGCCGCGGAGCGGATGCTGGGGTGGACGGCGGAGGAGGTGCTGGGGAAGGTGTTGCCTGCCGTGCCACCGGAGCACTGGGAGGCGTTCCGCCACGGGCTGGAGCGCGCCACGCGGGGCACGGTGCTGGACGGCGCACCGCTGGCGGCGCGGCGGCGCGACGGGGGCGCGGTGCAGGTGGCCATGTGGACGGGGCGCGTGCACCCGGCGAGCGGCCCGCCGCAGTGCCTGAGCGTGATGGTGGACATCACCGAGCGCCAGCGCGGCGAGGCGGCGCAGCGCTTCCTCGCGGAGGCTGGCGGAGTGCTGGCGGGGAGCCTGGAGGAGGAGGAGACGCTGGAGCGCGTGGCGCACCTGGCGGTGCCGCAGTACGCGGAGGCCTGCGGCGTGTTCCTGGAGGACGAGTCCGGCGGCGTGCGCTGCGTGGCCACGGCGGGCGTCGAGGACGGTGACGTGCCGCCCCCGGGGCTCGCGGTGGTGTCGCGGGTCATCCAGTCCGGGAGGCCAGAGTCGCGCTCGGGGTTGTCGGAGGGGGACCCGTCGTACGCGCGGGCGGGCGGGACGTGCGCGTACCTGTGCGTGCCGCTGCGGGTGCGCGGGCACACGCTGGGGGCGCTGACGTTCGTCACGTCGAAGGGGGCGTACGACGCGCAGGACCTGGCGCTGGCGCAGGAGCTGGCGCGGCGGGCGGCGCTGGCGCTGGACAACGCGAGCCTCTACCGGGACGCGCGTCAGGCCATCCGCCTGCGCGAGGAGTTCCTGTCCATCGCGAGCCATGAGTTGAAGACGCCCATCAGCGCGCTGCAGCTCCAGGTGCAGAGCCTGCTGGCGGGACTGAATCGGTCGGGGGCTGCCTTCGACCCGGAGCGGCTCAAGCGCGGCCTGGAGCGGGTGGACCGGCAGGTGAAGCGGCAGACGCTGCTGGTGAACGACCTGCTGGACGTGTCCCGGTTGAGCGCGGGGAAGCTGGAGCTGGTGCTGGAGCCCCTGGAGATGGGGGCGCTGGTGCGGGAGGTGGCCGAGCGCTTCGAGCAGGAGTACGCGCGCTCGGGCACGCCGCTGGAGCTGGTGCTCGCGCCGGAGGTGCTCGGGCAGTGGGACCGGCTGCGGTTGGACCAGGTCTTCACCAACCTGTTCTCCAACGCGCTGAAGTACGGGCGGGGCAACCCGGTGCACGTGTCCCTGGAGGTGGAGGCCAACCGGGCGCGGCTGCGCGTGAAGGACAGCGGCATCGGCATCGCGAAGGAGCACCTGCCGCGCTTGTTCCACCGCTTCGAGCGCGCGGTGTCCGAGCGCAACTACGGCGGCTTCGGGCTGGGGTTGTGGATCGCCCGCCAGATTGTCGAGGCGATGGGCGGCCACATCGAGGTGGAGAGCGTCCTGGGCGAGGGGTCCACGTTCATCGTGGAGCTGCCGCGTGGCTAG
- a CDS encoding S9 family peptidase, which yields MNLASLPLIVSLLAAQTPAPAPSKTPPAPAAAAKAPSAVPGIAPLPGLPNLWVSGVPPVPPALSQRVQQYLESRSAQLLDVSGDGQQVLISTRFADVNQLHLVEMPLGARTQLTFTKEPINRARFLPGNPQVVFYLQDTGGGEFYQVLKLDRRTGRSELLTDGKSRHEELVVSKDGRWLAYAGTGRNGKDTDVYVAPTADPKQAKRVTEVEGSWAPLEFSQDGSKLLVRQFRAADDADLSVVDVKTNARTQLTPKEGKGSVDAAVFTHDGQGVYVATDRYSDFAEVYRLPLTGAPQAAPPSLTKSVRWNVQNLELSPDGRKLAVAINEEGFGRLYLLDTRTQALSPVETPRGVISQVRFPAKRSDRVAFSLTSARVPLDIFTVDLGTKKTTRWTRSEVGGLDPETFVEPELVRYPSTDGVKVPAFLYLPKNAKGKVPVVVMFHGGPEGQSQPIFSAQTQLMVTELGMAVLLPNVRGSEGYGKAYRAMDDGVKREASLADIGATLDFVASRPELDAARVGIYGGSYGGYMTLATAAFFPDRIKAAVDVVGISSLPSFLQNTQAYRRDLRRAEYGDERDPEVRKVQERISPLGSVDKIRAALFVQQGANDPRVPQSEAEQIAQAVRKKGADVWYLLATDEGHGFQKKTNRDMAQTTALMFFEKHLLGPAAGQGSGAAGGK from the coding sequence ATGAACCTCGCGTCCCTTCCGCTCATCGTGTCCCTGCTCGCGGCGCAGACGCCCGCGCCGGCCCCGTCGAAGACGCCCCCCGCGCCGGCCGCCGCCGCGAAGGCACCGTCCGCCGTCCCTGGCATCGCCCCGCTGCCCGGCCTGCCCAACCTGTGGGTGAGCGGCGTGCCGCCGGTGCCGCCCGCGCTCTCCCAGCGCGTGCAGCAGTACCTGGAGTCCCGCTCCGCGCAGCTGCTGGACGTGAGCGGAGATGGCCAGCAGGTGCTCATCTCCACGCGCTTCGCGGACGTCAATCAGCTGCACCTGGTGGAGATGCCGCTGGGCGCGCGCACGCAGCTCACCTTCACGAAGGAGCCCATCAACCGGGCGCGCTTCCTGCCGGGCAATCCGCAGGTTGTCTTCTACCTGCAGGACACGGGCGGCGGAGAGTTCTACCAGGTGCTCAAGCTGGACCGGCGCACGGGCCGCTCGGAGCTGCTGACGGACGGCAAGAGCCGGCATGAGGAGCTGGTGGTGTCGAAGGACGGGCGCTGGCTCGCGTACGCGGGCACGGGGCGCAACGGCAAGGACACCGACGTGTACGTGGCGCCCACGGCGGACCCCAAGCAGGCGAAGCGGGTGACGGAGGTGGAGGGCAGCTGGGCGCCGCTGGAGTTCTCCCAGGACGGCTCGAAGCTGCTGGTGCGCCAGTTCCGCGCGGCGGACGACGCGGACCTGAGCGTGGTGGACGTGAAGACGAACGCGCGCACGCAGCTGACGCCCAAGGAGGGGAAGGGCAGCGTGGACGCCGCCGTCTTCACGCACGACGGGCAGGGCGTGTACGTGGCCACGGACCGCTACAGCGACTTCGCGGAGGTGTACCGGCTGCCGCTCACGGGTGCGCCCCAGGCCGCGCCGCCGTCGCTGACGAAGTCGGTGCGCTGGAACGTGCAGAACCTGGAGCTGTCCCCGGACGGGCGCAAGCTGGCGGTGGCCATCAACGAGGAGGGCTTCGGCCGGCTGTACCTGCTGGACACGCGCACGCAGGCGCTGTCGCCGGTGGAGACGCCGCGCGGGGTGATTTCACAGGTCCGCTTCCCGGCGAAGCGGTCGGACCGGGTGGCGTTCTCGCTGACGTCGGCGCGCGTGCCGCTGGACATCTTCACGGTGGACCTGGGCACGAAGAAGACCACGCGCTGGACGCGCTCGGAGGTGGGCGGGTTGGATCCGGAGACGTTCGTGGAGCCGGAGCTGGTGCGCTACCCGTCCACGGACGGCGTGAAGGTGCCGGCGTTCCTGTACCTGCCGAAGAACGCGAAGGGGAAGGTGCCGGTGGTGGTGATGTTCCACGGCGGTCCGGAGGGGCAGAGCCAGCCCATCTTCAGCGCGCAGACCCAGCTGATGGTGACGGAGCTGGGGATGGCGGTGCTGCTGCCCAACGTGCGCGGCTCGGAAGGGTACGGCAAGGCGTACCGCGCCATGGATGACGGCGTGAAGCGCGAGGCGAGCCTGGCGGACATCGGGGCCACGCTGGACTTCGTCGCCTCCCGGCCGGAGCTGGACGCGGCGCGGGTGGGCATCTACGGCGGCTCTTACGGCGGCTACATGACGCTGGCGACGGCGGCGTTCTTCCCGGACCGCATCAAGGCGGCGGTGGACGTGGTGGGCATCTCGTCGCTGCCGTCATTCCTGCAGAACACGCAGGCGTACCGGCGGGACTTGCGGCGCGCGGAGTACGGCGACGAGCGCGACCCGGAGGTGCGCAAGGTGCAGGAGCGCATCTCGCCGCTGGGGTCGGTGGACAAGATTCGCGCGGCGCTCTTCGTGCAGCAGGGGGCCAACGACCCGCGCGTGCCGCAGTCGGAGGCGGAGCAGATCGCCCAGGCGGTGCGCAAGAAGGGCGCGGACGTCTGGTACCTGCTGGCCACGGACGAGGGGCACGGGTTCCAGAAGAAGACCAACCGGGACATGGCCCAGACGACGGCGCTGATGTTCTTCGAAAAGCACCTGCTGGGCCCGGCGGCAGGGCAGGGGAGCGGGGCAGCGGGCGGAAAGTAG
- a CDS encoding DUF4397 domain-containing protein — protein sequence MAWMREKTLLVVALTSLGVFAPACGGGSAEDSDAPPTQDGPVLVPPTEAQLRLVQAAPGSPAMDVYVAGDPTPVARAVAYGATTPYLTRDAGAVTVELRPAGSAASTAPVVSQRVGMEAGTRWTVVTAGAFGASDSGAAMRTLLLRDNTVPADGGQTRVRIVNAGTDAPTVDVDLGNDGSVEVASLARFRDSGEQAQVLPSGAAFQVGLRTGGQPLTSFTVPAPGSGTDTLIVATGLMSASARAGDGFSLLTAGRDGTLAILRQNPTVYVLHASPDAPALDLFAGERELSGGLSYGTLSSPLQVPPGAYTLDFFAAASGTERPSSAPVATATTPTFVPGERYLMVAAGYLEPPRPAASPFTLLPLTDRFASDPSNLRLRWVHAAADTPAVDVGPLGSERRVLPDAPFLNVPFASATAQDGLPLPSGGTVTLGVVPSDDANRAPRTSFSVTPQPDTRVFAVATDTPGSAPGSWDLQLLWVDTTRTPWTVSTQADAP from the coding sequence ATGGCCTGGATGCGGGAGAAGACACTGCTCGTCGTCGCGCTCACGTCGCTGGGGGTGTTCGCGCCCGCGTGCGGCGGCGGCTCGGCGGAGGACTCCGACGCGCCGCCCACCCAGGACGGGCCGGTGCTCGTTCCGCCCACCGAGGCGCAGCTGCGCCTCGTGCAGGCAGCGCCGGGCTCGCCCGCGATGGACGTCTACGTCGCGGGCGACCCCACGCCCGTGGCCCGGGCCGTGGCCTATGGCGCCACCACGCCCTACCTCACGCGCGACGCGGGCGCTGTCACCGTGGAGCTGCGGCCCGCGGGCTCGGCGGCGAGCACCGCGCCCGTCGTGTCCCAGCGGGTGGGCATGGAGGCCGGGACGCGCTGGACGGTGGTGACCGCGGGGGCCTTCGGCGCCTCGGACTCCGGCGCGGCGATGCGCACGCTGCTCCTGCGCGACAACACCGTGCCCGCTGACGGAGGCCAGACGCGCGTGCGCATCGTCAACGCCGGCACGGACGCGCCGACGGTGGACGTGGACCTGGGCAATGACGGCTCGGTGGAGGTGGCGTCGCTCGCGCGCTTCCGCGACTCCGGCGAGCAGGCCCAGGTGCTGCCCTCGGGCGCCGCGTTCCAGGTGGGCCTCCGCACGGGTGGCCAGCCCCTGACGTCCTTCACCGTGCCCGCGCCCGGCTCCGGCACCGACACGCTCATCGTCGCCACCGGCCTCATGTCCGCCTCCGCGCGCGCGGGCGATGGCTTCTCGCTGCTCACCGCGGGCCGCGACGGCACGCTGGCCATCCTCCGGCAGAACCCCACGGTGTACGTGCTGCACGCGTCACCGGACGCGCCCGCGCTGGACCTCTTCGCTGGCGAGCGTGAGCTGTCCGGTGGCCTCTCCTACGGCACGCTGTCCTCGCCGCTCCAAGTGCCGCCGGGCGCGTACACGCTGGACTTCTTCGCCGCCGCGTCCGGGACGGAGCGCCCCTCGAGCGCTCCGGTGGCGACGGCGACGACGCCCACGTTCGTCCCGGGCGAGCGCTACCTGATGGTCGCCGCGGGCTACCTCGAGCCGCCCCGGCCGGCGGCGTCTCCGTTCACGCTGCTGCCCCTCACGGACCGCTTCGCGAGCGACCCGTCCAACCTGCGCCTGCGCTGGGTGCACGCGGCCGCGGACACGCCCGCCGTGGACGTGGGGCCGCTGGGCTCGGAGCGCCGCGTGCTGCCGGACGCGCCCTTCCTCAACGTGCCCTTCGCCTCCGCCACCGCGCAGGACGGCCTGCCGCTGCCCTCCGGTGGCACCGTCACGCTGGGAGTCGTGCCGTCCGACGACGCCAACCGTGCGCCGCGCACGAGCTTCTCCGTGACGCCCCAGCCGGACACGCGCGTCTTCGCCGTCGCCACCGACACGCCCGGCTCCGCGCCTGGCAGCTGGGACCTCCAGCTCCTGTGGGTGGACACCACCCGCACGCCGTGGACCGTGAGCACGCAGGCCGACGCGCCCTGA